In Acidimicrobiia bacterium, a genomic segment contains:
- a CDS encoding PaaI family thioesterase, which translates to MSVESPVVTLEELRRFTADQLPFCAEMNIGVEAVSLGEATARFGYDDRWTRPVDFIAGPVLMALADAAMYWAILATVGIVPLAVTNELKMNFLRPAIGGDVLATARILKLGRRIAYGTADVYMGGAPDRLVAHATTSYIMPEGWHITDV; encoded by the coding sequence ATGAGCGTGGAGTCGCCGGTTGTCACCCTGGAGGAGTTGCGCAGATTCACTGCGGATCAGCTGCCGTTCTGCGCCGAGATGAACATCGGTGTCGAAGCCGTCTCACTCGGCGAGGCAACCGCTCGCTTCGGCTACGACGACCGCTGGACGAGACCAGTCGACTTCATCGCCGGGCCCGTGCTCATGGCACTGGCGGACGCCGCCATGTACTGGGCGATTCTCGCAACGGTCGGCATCGTTCCACTGGCGGTGACGAACGAGCTCAAGATGAACTTCCTCCGCCCTGCGATCGGCGGAGATGTTCTGGCGACGGCGCGCATCCTCAAGCTCGGGCGCCGCATCGCATACGGCACGGCAGACGTCTACATGGGCGGGGCGCCGGATCGCCTGGTGGCCCACGCAACGACGTCGTACATCATGCCGGAGGGTTGGCACATCACCGACGTGTGA